The DNA sequence TCATCTATGAAGATAAACGAGACATTTGCTAAGAGCCTTGAATACTCAAGACCACCATATAgtatttttacattaatattcACTACAAAATACTCTATTTTTGCTCATCTGCAAGTCCCCCAAATGAAAGAACTGCCAGAATTATCTTGATATGATACCTCCAGATTCTTAAAAcagtaatatttttcaaaaacttcgAAAGAATGATCTAGTATGCATACTAACCTGCCCATCAGTTAACTcttaactataaaaaaaattcacaaacatcCGTTGCCCAGATATCAAGTTCAACTATTAACATGCACTATGTAAGTCTGCATCATTAGttattttcactctttaaaagaaaatgcattaattattaaattactCAGCATAAAAGAAcatttagcataattccttcAAATTTTAAGCTGCTGCCAAACAAAAGCttataaataaagcattttctGAATGACTAAATTAGTTGTACCTTGATGAAAGAGTATAGCAAGAATCTTAGTTTTAACTTTTCCTCTTGGTTTCCATTCTGTGTAAACAGCTGGATTCAAATTTCAACATCCAAGAGATTCTCTGTTAGGCACATCCCATTTAAGTTCACCTGAATATCCATGCCATTGCACTCAAGTCAGTTCATAATTTATCCTGTCTTTacaatttataaaacttttcaaCAACTGTCCTTGCTATAAGGGTGAATATACCCCCCCTTCCCCACAATCATAACGTGACTGAGGAAAAAGTGAGGTACACataattattacattaaaaatgcaCAATGTCACAATTTTTCAGGGGTAAAAACATGGACAGTTGAAATGAACTTGCTAATATTTAAACTTAGGCTATTCCATCTTTCCTGCTTTGCACAATTCCAGGGAAGACCACTCACCCTTGTCTTAATGTGAACGGCATTTCCTGAAACTGTGTAGTGCACAACCTAGGTAGTCATATATAATGGTCTTGCACCTTACCTACCATTTAATTCTCCATGATTACCTTAGAAAACTCAACATATTTTCAAAAGCCACAAACTTACtaaatgaacaacaaaaactaaattaTAGATTCAGATAATTTACTTCAGTGCTTCAGTTGGTATACAATTCAGAATAGACAAGAAACTGACCACTGgtgtttttgaagttttaaacACTAGTCTAGGTAATCAATTAGCAAAGAAGTCTGGAAAATATGAACAAGGCACACCTAACATACGTAAGCCATACAGGGAGAGTGCCCATGAAGACATTTCTCATGCCACTTCTACAATGGGGTCTATCTTCAAAGAGCATTTTGTTCACCCACCTTATTATCCCTTTCCATAAAAAGGCAAAGTACTGGggttacataaaaatatgtttagtgAGTGGCATTAAGCACTCTATCAAGAGATCCATCATGATCTTGATTAATAGATTAGAAGAGGACATAAAATGCATGAACAAACAATCTTATAGGTATTAATAAagctttcttaaaaatattattaaatgtaaaactgaaatataCCTAGAACCTGCCTTACAACAACCCCAAAGTCTGCTTTTCTCATGCATTCAACTGATGAGCTTCAATTCAATCCCCTCCCCAGGAATTTCAACACAAGGAACTACCAAAGGAATTCAACAGATATTAAAACTGTAAGCATTTCTAATGACTgttaaaaacacatatttaataCACTATGTGCATGAGACTTTCATTATTATACTGTGAACACCTATAAAGTgctttaaaatcagtttttctgttaagtttaTATAAGTTTGGTTAGCTATAAATTTAATTAACCAATATGATTTTTCTTGAAATAGTCTTTGTATATCAGCAATATGCTGTCTTCATGTGTAGAAACAGAAACCTTTCAGAAAACTAGGAGGAAAAAAGTCACCCATAAAACTCTGAAAACCAAAACTTCCCCCTCTTTAATGTAGCAATAAACAATGCTGTCATGATCTATTAAATACCATGTAGTTTACAGAATGTTCCTAATCGTAAGAATTTCTTTAATAATGAGATTCATCAATTAAGAACCATTCAGAACTCATCTTTCTTCCACTATGAAATCTCAAGACTGCCTTTGTAGTACACAGTACCAGACATGATAATATGGAGAAAGCAGATATGTCAAACATGTAATAAATTACAGACCCTTATATCAATGAGAGCTGGAACAAGCAGATTTCCATCAAACTTTTTAAAGCTTGGGGGACTAAGGGGGAAATTTTGCAAAAAACTGTCTTTTTCAATGAGAGTGACAACTTAGAATAGAAAAATGCGCAACAAGGATAACTAGCTTATCATGCAATGAATGAGGGGAAAACATAAAACATACTGTTTTAGGAGGATAGTTATTAGAAAACTTGAACAAAAGATAGAACATGTTATTTCAGACACCATAAGCTCAAGTGCACTGCCTATATAATAAAGCAAAGTGCCTATTCCTGAGGAGAAAGTACTTAGTAATAATGCTGAACAGTGAGTATTAAATCTAAGTAGCGCTAAAAAGGCAATGATCGGAGTTCAGATAACGTGTTACAGAGAAAGAGACTCATGAGGAATTCcattacttaaaaataatcttgTCCCTATCATtaaccatttaaatatttttttgccgATGTGCTAAAGTGCACTGGAAACCTCAGAACAGGTTTTTTAAATTGGCCATGTCTTGTTAATACACTGCAGTCTTCAAATTTACACAGAGCTGCAGGTCTCCTGGACTTTTTCAAGTGTCACTCATCTAACTGGGCCTGACAGTCAAGAAACGCCATCAGGTACTCTACAGTCAGTTTAAAAAACATCCTCTACCTGGTATCTCTGCCGTGATTGTCTTGCTGCTCCCTGAAACCTCTTCATCATCATCGGATGAGCTCGTGCTTGAGTCACAAGTCAGGTCACTATCACTGGTACTACTGTCCTGCAACAGGTTATATTTCTTCCGTGCAGCAGCCTCCCGTTTCTGCCTCAGTAGCCTGATTCTCTCCTTGTGCTTCTGGCTTCGATGACCTTTAACCTTGGCAACTCGGCCATTCTGCTTATCACTGGATTGCCGGTTTTTCTTGGCAGCCATAGTGGATGTTTCACTTTCAGATCGGGACCGCCGAGACTTGCGCCCAACTGTGGCACCAGATACTCCAGAAGGGTCTCCTTCTACTGCTGTTTCTGCCTGGGAGGGTTCATTCTCTTCTGCAGAAGACAACGTATCTGAATCAGCCAGGTGACCACTAGAGGAAGGGGAAAGCATGCAGTGATTAGAGGAGTCACTCTCATAAACTCGGCCAGTTGTCGGCTTATCACTCTCTGTGGATGCtaactgagactcagaagagTCTCTTCTCAGTTCCATCAACAAGCAGGGCATTGAAGAAAGAACTGTAGAATCCACTACAGCATCTTTCTGAACTTGAGCTTCCAGTTCTACAGATCCATCTTCCTCCTTAGCTGtctctttttcagatgtttttggTGGGACTTCAGACTCAATGAGTTCTTCAACTTTTCCCACTGCCTCCTCCATCTTCATTTCAGACTTTCAAGTTAAATCATAGAGCAGAGTCTAGGAAACTATGTCAAAGAAGCAACAGGAAAGCAACCTgtacaaaaatacacaaaatcaataaacagaaATGGCAGATTATTTAATCAATACAACATGCCTACCTTTCTAAGTGGGTGGCAAAAGTTACCATGATGCAGGcctttaaaatatgttatctATTATCTGCTTGAACAATAATCAAATTCAAAGGACTTAGTACTATCAAAAAAGTATACACAGCTACTAAAAATGGCACAATATTAATCCTCTATTACTCAACTAGCAAGGCCAGCAAGGAACCAAACATGGATTTTCAACTTTAAAACTTTAAGTGTTCAAGAAAGGGATCCTCAAAACTCTGATATAGTTAATATGTATGTTTTGactttaatataaatgaaaaagaatgcttCAAAAAAACTGGTCCAGAAAACAAGTTAACTGGAATGATCACTTTTACACTCAAATCCTCAAAGAAAGGAGGCAAAAGGGGAAGTTACAATGGAGTAACATCAAATGCAcacttagttaaaaaaaaaaatttcaactacATGCATTTGACAAATGAGCAACCAAAGTTACTATATGCATTAAACCTCCCTGCCATTCCTCTCACTAGGAGTTGCTCTAGAGGGGACATTAAGATGAAAGGCCTGAATCTGCTGTTCCCTCAGTCCTTAGTTCCCACATACCTCTCATCATGCTGAATGTGAGTCTAGGGTTTAAATATGTGTTTTGTTTCATAAACAATAGCCACTAAATACTGATCAGCTGCTTTGTGAACCCAGAAAATCTAGTACACTGTATTCTATGAATGACTTAAGGGGTTTAAGAGAAAACACCCTACACACATTTTCCACCTTATATGCTAACTTTAGAACCTAACATCCTTCCCCATCTGTGTATGCTACAGCTCCACTTAATAATGGAGAAAGAGGACATAATCTTTAACCACAAGAGTTGTGACCTATACAGTCCAAACTTCATTAACTGGTAGCTTTTAAGAGGATGCTAAGAATCTGCAAGGCAAGTAAATACCTCACCCTGTGCATGCGATGTTAAAGAAGGCAATTATCATGATGTCTCATAGGTCACAGACAGACACGAGCATTAAGCTAGATGGTATGCTAGTCAGGTGCAACAAGCCATCCCCA is a window from the Equus quagga isolate Etosha38 chromosome 9, UCLA_HA_Equagga_1.0, whole genome shotgun sequence genome containing:
- the ARK2N gene encoding protein C18orf25 homolog isoform X2; amino-acid sequence: MKMEEAVGKVEELIESEVPPKTSEKETAKEEDGSVELEAQVQKDAVVDSTVLSSMPCLLMELRRDSSESQLASTESDKPTTGRVYESDSSNHCMLSPSSSGHLADSDTLSSAEENEPSQAETAVEGDPSGVSGATVGRKSRRSRSESETSTMAAKKNRQSSDKQNGRVAKVKGHRSQKHKERIRLLRQKREAAARKKYNLLQDSSTSDSDLTCDSSTSSSDDDEEVSGSSKTITAEIPGHLDPGFLASDKTSAGNAPLNEEINIASSDSEVEIVGVQEHARCVHPRGGVIQSVSSWKHGSGTQYVSSRQTQSWTAVTPQQTWASPAEVVDLTLDEDSRRKYLL
- the ARK2N gene encoding protein C18orf25 homolog isoform X1 translates to MKMEEAVGKVEELIESEVPPKTSEKETAKEEDGSVELEAQVQKDAVVDSTVLSSMPCLLMELRRDSSESQLASTESDKPTTGRVYESDSSNHCMLSPSSSGHLADSDTLSSAEENEPSQAETAVEGDPSGVSGATVGRKSRRSRSESETSTMAAKKNRQSSDKQNGRVAKVKGHRSQKHKERIRLLRQKREAAARKKYNLLQDSSTSDSDLTCDSSTSSSDDDEEVSGSSKTITAEIPDGPPVVAHYDMSDTSSDPEVVNVDNLLAAAVVQEHSNSVGGQDTGATWRTSGLLEELNAEAGHLDPGFLASDKTSAGNAPLNEEINIASSDSEVEIVGVQEHARCVHPRGGVIQSVSSWKHGSGTQYVSSRQTQSWTAVTPQQTWASPAEVVDLTLDEDSRRKYLL